The following proteins come from a genomic window of Sinorhizobium fredii NGR234:
- the tnpC gene encoding IS66 family transposase yields MENSPDLLPDDVAALRAELIAARAKGAQIEAELAVAKAKASDDLAVIARQKLRIEKLERQLYGPKAERRARLIDQMEFQLAELEMAATEDELAAELAVAATVNVAGFTRSRPAKKAFPEHLPRERVVVPGPMSCQCCGGDRLRKLGEDITETLEVVPRQWKVIQTVREKFTCRDCEKISQAPAPFHAIPRGWAGPNLLAMILFDKFGQHLPLNRQVERFEREGVPLSLSTVADSIGACCAVLDPILKRIEAHTFAAERLHGDDTTVPVLAAGKTDIARSWVYVRDDRPFGGTAAPSAMFYYSRDRAGEHPQAHLAGYSGILQADAYTGYTKLYLPDRRPGPITEAACWVHARRPFFAMADVEANARRRAQGKKPAVISPIALDMVQRIDALFDIEREINGQSAEIRKAVRQERSKPLVLDLEAWMKGQRAKLSRNDDLAKAFDYLLNRWSSFTLFLDDGRVCLSNNAAERALRGIALGRKSWLFAGSDRGGQRAAAMYSLIVSAKMNDVDPQAWLADVLHRIAGYPAHRIDELLPWNWKSASPAAQMLAA; encoded by the coding sequence ATGGAAAACAGCCCTGATCTGCTTCCCGACGATGTTGCTGCCCTACGGGCAGAGCTCATCGCGGCACGCGCCAAGGGCGCCCAGATCGAGGCTGAACTTGCCGTTGCCAAGGCCAAGGCGTCCGACGATCTTGCCGTCATTGCCCGACAAAAGTTGCGCATCGAAAAGCTCGAGCGGCAGCTTTATGGCCCGAAGGCGGAGCGTCGTGCCCGGCTGATCGACCAGATGGAGTTCCAGCTGGCAGAGTTGGAGATGGCGGCGACCGAGGACGAGCTCGCTGCCGAATTGGCGGTGGCGGCCACCGTCAATGTCGCCGGCTTTACCCGCAGCCGGCCGGCGAAGAAGGCTTTCCCCGAGCATCTTCCGCGCGAACGCGTCGTCGTGCCCGGTCCCATGAGCTGCCAGTGCTGTGGCGGCGACCGGCTGCGCAAGCTGGGTGAGGACATTACCGAGACCCTCGAGGTCGTTCCGCGCCAATGGAAGGTGATCCAGACGGTGCGCGAGAAGTTCACCTGCCGCGATTGCGAAAAGATCAGCCAGGCTCCGGCCCCCTTCCACGCCATCCCGCGCGGATGGGCCGGCCCCAATCTTCTGGCGATGATCCTGTTCGACAAGTTCGGCCAGCATCTGCCGCTCAACCGTCAGGTCGAGCGCTTCGAACGCGAAGGCGTTCCGCTCAGCCTGTCGACGGTGGCCGATAGCATCGGCGCTTGCTGTGCCGTACTCGATCCGATCCTCAAACGGATCGAAGCCCATACATTTGCGGCAGAGCGGTTGCACGGCGACGACACGACGGTTCCGGTCCTGGCGGCAGGAAAGACCGATATCGCCCGAAGTTGGGTCTATGTGCGCGACGATCGACCGTTCGGCGGCACAGCCGCACCGTCGGCGATGTTCTACTATTCCCGCGATCGCGCGGGCGAGCACCCGCAGGCGCATCTCGCCGGCTATAGCGGCATTCTGCAGGCGGACGCCTATACCGGCTACACCAAACTCTATCTTCCGGATCGACGGCCAGGCCCGATAACTGAAGCAGCCTGCTGGGTCCATGCGAGGCGGCCCTTTTTTGCGATGGCCGACGTCGAGGCGAATGCGCGCCGAAGAGCGCAGGGCAAGAAGCCGGCTGTCATATCGCCGATCGCGCTGGATATGGTGCAGCGGATCGATGCCCTGTTCGACATCGAGCGCGAGATCAACGGTCAAAGCGCAGAGATCCGCAAGGCCGTTCGTCAGGAGCGCAGCAAACCCTTGGTCCTTGACCTGGAAGCGTGGATGAAGGGTCAACGTGCCAAGCTGTCTCGCAACGATGATCTCGCCAAGGCCTTCGATTACCTGCTGAACCGCTGGTCTTCCTTCACCCTCTTCCTCGACGACGGGCGTGTCTGTCTCTCGAACAATGCCGCCGAACGCGCCCTGCGCGGCATAGCGCTGGGCAGGAAATCGTGGTTATTCGCCGGGTCGGACCGCGGTGGCCAGCGCGCCGCCGCCATGTACAGTTTGATTGTCTCGGCCAAGATGAATGACGTCGACCCGCAAGCCTGGCTCGCCGACGTGCTTCACCGCATTGCCGGTTACCCGGCGCATCGGATCGATGAGCTCTTGCCCTGGAACTGGAAGAGCGCGTCGCCAGCGGCACAGATGCTGGCGGCCTGA
- a CDS encoding plasmid pRiA4b ORF-3 family protein encodes MPASLVRLKVTLDHVEPTVMRRVVVPFRIKLHRLHEVLQAAMGWTNSHLYEFRIRDVGFGLPDQDWGDGPLDARKTSLLAAIEDIGAKSFKYLYDFGDGWTHSIKIERTFPVIGLAEPMLLEAIGRCPPEDIGGPWGYQEFREALADPAHERHAEFVEWWGGKDYDPDQANFAELNKAVDDLAAKWDRKSRRKI; translated from the coding sequence ATGCCGGCTTCCCTGGTCCGCCTTAAGGTCACCCTCGACCATGTTGAACCGACGGTGATGCGGCGCGTTGTGGTGCCGTTCCGCATCAAGCTCCATCGCCTTCACGAGGTGCTGCAGGCGGCGATGGGCTGGACCAACAGCCATCTTTACGAATTCCGCATCCGTGACGTCGGCTTTGGTCTGCCTGATCAGGACTGGGGAGATGGCCCGCTCGATGCGCGGAAGACCTCGCTGCTGGCGGCAATCGAAGATATCGGCGCGAAATCGTTCAAGTACCTTTACGACTTCGGCGATGGCTGGACGCACAGCATCAAGATCGAGCGCACATTCCCCGTCATCGGCCTTGCAGAGCCAATGCTCCTCGAAGCAATCGGGCGCTGCCCTCCCGAGGATATCGGCGGACCTTGGGGCTATCAGGAGTTCCGCGAGGCTCTCGCCGATCCGGCCCACGAGCGGCACGCCGAGTTCGTCGAGTGGTGGGGCGGCAAGGATTACGATCCGGATCAGGCCAACTTCGCCGAGCTCAACAAAGCCGTCGATGATCTGGCCGCAAAGTGGGACCGCAAATCACGCCGAAAAATCTGA
- a CDS encoding BrnA antitoxin family protein, which produces MIKARKPIPSFETEAEERAYWETHDSSDYVDWSKAASVRLPNLRPSSTSISLRLPNTLLERIKVAAAKRDVPYQSLIKVWLSEKVGAVGTKR; this is translated from the coding sequence ATGATCAAAGCGCGTAAGCCGATTCCCTCCTTCGAGACTGAAGCGGAGGAGCGGGCATACTGGGAAACACACGACTCCTCCGACTATGTCGACTGGAGTAAAGCAGCTAGTGTACGTCTTCCGAACCTCAGGCCCTCATCGACGTCGATTTCGCTGAGACTGCCAAACACACTATTGGAAAGAATAAAGGTCGCAGCCGCCAAGCGTGACGTTCCTTATCAGTCCCTTATCAAGGTATGGCTGTCCGAAAAGGTCGGCGCCGTTGGAACGAAGCGCTGA
- a CDS encoding BrnT family toxin, with translation MIDWEQIAGFDWAEGNARKNADQHDVSQAEAEQIFFNEPLLMLPDIAHSVVEQRVHALGRTDDERLLHVTFMLRDSETKIRVISARDMSRKERSYYDQSA, from the coding sequence ATGATCGATTGGGAACAGATTGCCGGCTTCGATTGGGCCGAGGGAAACGCCCGAAAGAACGCCGACCAGCATGATGTTAGCCAAGCCGAAGCCGAGCAGATCTTTTTCAACGAGCCGCTGCTTATGCTGCCTGACATCGCACATAGTGTTGTAGAGCAACGTGTCCACGCTCTCGGGCGGACTGATGACGAGAGATTGCTTCACGTCACTTTCATGCTTCGGGATAGCGAAACCAAGATCCGGGTCATCTCGGCCCGGGACATGAGCCGCAAGGAGCGGAGTTACTATGATCAAAGCGCGTAA
- a CDS encoding type II toxin-antitoxin system VapB family antitoxin encodes MSLYIRDDDVDALAKKVQQVTRAPTKTEAVRRALQNELARAEQAVPLKERVKKIQDSVRAKMGPNTPGFDMKKFTDEMWEV; translated from the coding sequence ATGTCTCTCTACATTCGCGACGACGATGTTGATGCGCTGGCAAAGAAGGTCCAGCAGGTCACTCGGGCCCCGACAAAGACTGAAGCGGTCCGCCGCGCCCTGCAAAACGAACTGGCGCGAGCGGAACAAGCTGTACCACTAAAAGAGCGCGTCAAAAAGATTCAGGACAGTGTGCGAGCCAAGATGGGACCCAACACCCCAGGTTTTGACATGAAGAAGTTCACAGACGAGATGTGGGAAGTTTGA
- a CDS encoding type II toxin-antitoxin system VapC family toxin, translating into MFLDASAIVAILAGEEDAGYLLAKIEMSQKPKFYSPLSMFEAVISLARIISISQFGDRAPTPPELIDRVQEDVAMFMETIGAREMSMNGSLHRKAIEAARNYGRFVAHPARLNFADCFSYACAKEHRLPLLFKGDDFSQTDIEAA; encoded by the coding sequence ATGTTCTTGGATGCGTCAGCAATCGTTGCCATCTTGGCTGGCGAGGAAGATGCGGGTTACCTTCTCGCCAAAATCGAAATGTCACAAAAGCCTAAATTTTATTCGCCGCTCTCGATGTTCGAGGCCGTGATCAGCTTAGCCCGGATAATCTCGATCTCGCAGTTTGGCGATCGAGCCCCGACCCCGCCCGAGTTGATCGATCGGGTACAAGAGGACGTAGCAATGTTCATGGAAACGATCGGAGCGCGCGAAATGTCCATGAACGGCTCCTTGCATCGCAAGGCAATTGAGGCGGCTCGCAACTATGGCCGCTTTGTCGCCCATCCGGCGCGACTGAATTTTGCTGACTGCTTCTCCTATGCCTGCGCCAAGGAGCACCGTCTCCCCCTACTCTTCAAAGGCGATGACTTTTCACAGACTGACATAGAGGCAGCGTAG
- a CDS encoding sunset domain-containing protein produces the protein MRYHSSYQRPRRRSILFTAPGLVIGAITVGAAGGMTASDLIASLSGGAGETCRIKGNISITGERIFHAPGQRYYSQTKISSQYGERWFCSEFEAWAAGWRKSTV, from the coding sequence ATGCGCTATCACTCGAGCTATCAGCGTCCACGAAGACGATCCATTCTGTTCACCGCGCCTGGATTGGTGATCGGAGCGATTACCGTTGGTGCAGCCGGTGGCATGACGGCATCGGACCTGATTGCCTCATTGAGCGGCGGCGCAGGCGAAACTTGCAGGATCAAGGGCAACATCAGCATTACTGGGGAGCGCATCTTCCACGCGCCAGGGCAGCGGTATTACTCGCAGACGAAGATTAGTTCCCAATATGGGGAACGCTGGTTCTGCTCGGAGTTTGAGGCCTGGGCAGCGGGCTGGCGGAAGTCGACGGTTTAG
- a CDS encoding adenosine kinase, whose translation MTTFDVLTIGNAIVDIIARCDDGFLVHNGIIKGAMNLIDAERAELLYSRMGPAVEASGGSAGNTAAGVASLGGRAAYFGKIANDQLGQIFTHDIRAQGVHFQTRPLDSLPPTARSMIFVTEDGERSMNTYLGACVELGPEDVEADVVAQSKVTYFEGYLWDPPRAKDAIREAARIAHTHGRETAMTLSDSFCVHRYRDEFLELMRSGAVDIVFANRQEALALYETEDFAVALASLAKDCKLAAVTLSEEGSIVVRGEERVRVGATAIEQVVDTTGAGDLYAAGFLYGYTTGRSLEDCSKLGNLAAGIVIGQIGPRPMVSLAGAARQAALV comes from the coding sequence ATGACGACATTCGACGTACTGACGATCGGCAATGCGATCGTCGATATCATTGCGCGCTGCGATGACGGCTTTCTCGTACACAACGGCATCATCAAGGGCGCGATGAACCTCATCGATGCGGAACGGGCGGAACTCCTCTATTCGCGCATGGGGCCGGCGGTCGAAGCGTCCGGCGGCAGCGCCGGCAACACCGCCGCGGGTGTGGCGAGCCTCGGCGGCCGGGCCGCCTATTTCGGCAAGATCGCCAACGACCAGCTCGGCCAGATCTTCACCCACGACATCCGCGCTCAAGGCGTGCATTTCCAGACGAGGCCGCTCGACAGCCTGCCGCCGACAGCCCGCTCGATGATCTTCGTCACCGAGGACGGCGAGCGCTCGATGAACACCTATCTCGGCGCCTGCGTCGAGCTTGGTCCGGAGGATGTCGAGGCCGACGTCGTCGCCCAATCCAAGGTCACCTATTTCGAGGGCTATCTCTGGGATCCGCCGCGCGCCAAGGACGCGATCCGCGAGGCGGCGCGAATTGCCCATACGCATGGTCGCGAGACGGCGATGACGCTGTCGGATAGTTTCTGCGTGCATCGCTACCGGGACGAATTTCTCGAACTGATGCGTTCCGGCGCCGTCGACATCGTTTTCGCCAACAGGCAGGAGGCGCTGGCGCTCTACGAAACGGAGGATTTCGCTGTTGCGCTCGCCTCGCTTGCCAAGGACTGCAAGCTCGCCGCCGTGACCCTCAGCGAGGAAGGCTCGATCGTCGTTCGCGGCGAGGAACGGGTGCGGGTCGGCGCGACCGCGATCGAGCAGGTGGTCGACACGACCGGCGCCGGCGACCTCTATGCGGCCGGCTTCCTCTATGGCTACACGACCGGCAGATCGCTGGAAGATTGCAGCAAGCTCGGCAACCTGGCGGCCGGCATCGTCATCGGCCAGATCGGCCCGCGCCCGATGGTATCGCTCGCCGGCGCTGCCCGGCAGGCCGCCCTCGTCTAG
- a CDS encoding recombinase family protein yields the protein MSTDIAIKVDADHLRRDAFLYVRQSSLRQVFENTESTKRQYALRDRAVALGWPIERVHVIDSDLGLSGAQSQDRDGFQHLVSEVAMGHAGIVLGLEVSRLARNNADWHRLLELAALSRTLIMDEDGVYDPAYFNDRMLLGLKGTMSEAELHILKSRLQGGILNKARRGELEMPLPIGLVYTPDARVVLDPDRQIQDTVRLLFDTFRQTGSACAVVRRLRGEKILFPRRIRRGIGKGDVLWNEIDHSRVLQILHNPRYAGAFAYGRTRTAYNAKLKPVQLRVARSDWQVLIPDAHDGYISWAEYERNQAALEQNATGFSPGLRGRMPRQGSGLLQGRLLCGRCGARMRVHYEPFEGRLRPYYVCNEAVVRHAGKHCQWVRGAPVDEAVSALLLEVMAPAAIDVALAVQQEITQRVEQAAALRGTQLQRARYEAELARRRYLKVDPDNRLVADALEADWNARLRDLDALQREHERQNEADHSLLDEPAQQRIRALTADFPRIWNDERTGAVERKRMLGLLIEDVTLLVDDEVNINIRWRGGRTQSLSVARPRPMSVIRKTPAQVVALINELLEATNDRQIAARLNELGHRNWRGEPFTPKKVMLVRRTYGLKSRYERLREGGMLTGEEVAQQLGVCESTVHQLGRKGTLKRHRYASNHRYLYEPPGNVRLEKGAGSRYGGRQPRLIVAQPLQQGAS from the coding sequence ATGTCTACTGACATCGCCATAAAGGTTGACGCCGACCATCTGCGGCGTGATGCATTCCTCTACGTGCGTCAGTCCTCGCTTCGTCAGGTGTTCGAGAACACCGAGAGCACCAAGCGGCAATACGCCCTGCGCGATCGCGCCGTGGCGCTGGGCTGGCCGATCGAACGTGTCCACGTCATCGATAGCGACCTCGGCCTCTCCGGCGCGCAGTCGCAGGACCGCGACGGCTTCCAGCACCTGGTGAGCGAAGTGGCGATGGGACATGCAGGGATCGTGCTGGGGCTGGAAGTGTCGCGCCTGGCACGCAACAATGCCGACTGGCACCGTCTCCTTGAGCTGGCCGCCTTGTCGCGCACGCTCATCATGGACGAGGACGGCGTCTATGATCCGGCCTATTTCAACGACCGCATGCTGCTCGGCCTGAAGGGCACGATGAGCGAGGCCGAACTGCACATCCTGAAGTCGCGGCTGCAAGGCGGCATTCTCAACAAGGCGCGCCGCGGCGAACTCGAGATGCCGCTGCCGATCGGGTTGGTCTACACCCCTGACGCGCGGGTCGTGCTCGATCCCGACCGACAGATCCAGGACACGGTGCGGCTCCTGTTCGATACTTTCCGCCAGACCGGCTCGGCCTGCGCCGTCGTGCGCCGCCTGCGGGGCGAGAAGATCCTCTTTCCGCGGCGTATCCGTCGCGGCATCGGCAAGGGCGACGTCCTGTGGAACGAGATCGACCATTCCCGCGTGCTCCAGATCTTGCACAACCCGCGCTATGCCGGCGCCTTCGCCTATGGACGCACGCGCACCGCCTACAATGCCAAGCTGAAGCCCGTGCAACTGCGCGTGGCGAGATCCGACTGGCAGGTACTGATTCCCGACGCCCACGACGGCTACATTTCCTGGGCCGAATACGAACGCAATCAGGCAGCCCTGGAACAGAACGCCACCGGTTTTTCACCCGGCCTGCGTGGACGCATGCCCCGCCAGGGCAGCGGCCTGTTGCAGGGACGGCTGCTGTGCGGCCGCTGCGGTGCACGCATGCGGGTCCATTACGAGCCGTTCGAGGGGCGGCTGCGCCCATATTACGTCTGCAACGAAGCCGTCGTGCGACACGCCGGCAAACACTGCCAATGGGTGCGCGGTGCTCCGGTCGACGAGGCGGTGAGCGCGCTACTGCTGGAGGTAATGGCGCCGGCAGCGATCGATGTCGCGCTTGCCGTGCAGCAGGAGATCACCCAGCGCGTGGAGCAGGCCGCGGCGCTGCGCGGCACGCAGCTGCAACGCGCCCGCTATGAGGCTGAACTGGCCCGCCGGCGCTACCTGAAGGTCGATCCGGACAACCGCCTGGTCGCCGACGCGCTGGAAGCCGACTGGAACGCACGGCTGCGCGACCTCGACGCACTCCAGCGCGAGCACGAGCGCCAGAACGAGGCCGACCACTCGCTGCTGGACGAGCCAGCGCAGCAGCGCATCAGGGCGCTGACCGCCGATTTCCCGCGCATCTGGAACGACGAGCGCACCGGTGCCGTCGAACGCAAGCGCATGCTCGGCCTTCTCATCGAAGACGTGACGCTGCTCGTCGACGATGAGGTCAACATCAACATCCGTTGGCGCGGCGGGCGCACGCAGAGCCTGTCGGTGGCCAGACCTCGGCCTATGTCGGTGATACGCAAGACGCCGGCACAGGTCGTGGCGTTGATCAACGAGCTGCTGGAGGCCACCAACGACCGGCAGATCGCCGCTCGTCTCAACGAACTCGGGCATCGCAACTGGCGCGGCGAACCCTTCACGCCGAAGAAGGTCATGCTCGTGCGCCGCACCTATGGTTTGAAGAGCCGGTACGAACGGCTGCGCGAGGGCGGCATGCTCACCGGCGAGGAAGTAGCCCAGCAGCTCGGCGTATGCGAATCGACCGTTCACCAACTCGGGCGCAAAGGCACTCTCAAGCGTCATCGATACGCCAGCAACCATCGATACTTGTACGAACCGCCGGGCAACGTCAGACTCGAAAAAGGCGCCGGCAGTCGATATGGTGGCCGTCAACCCAGATTAATTGTCGCTCAACCACTCCAACAAGGTGCATCGTGA
- a CDS encoding transposase codes for MLPRSCKDFYETLRTAVLCGQACAKDMGAIVFHGLWQGLAVLIAQPPPPTHRRLESRPTASVAVHDRQLVHMLANMVLAAETRGNHVY; via the coding sequence GTGCTACCGCGCAGCTGCAAGGATTTCTACGAGACGCTGCGCACCGCCGTCCTTTGCGGTCAGGCCTGCGCCAAGGACATGGGCGCCATCGTTTTCCACGGCCTTTGGCAAGGGCTGGCGGTGCTGATCGCGCAGCCTCCCCCGCCGACGCATCGGCGGCTGGAATCACGGCCTACGGCTTCGGTCGCAGTGCACGATCGCCAGCTCGTGCACATGCTCGCCAACATGGTGCTGGCAGCAGAGACCCGAGGGAACCATGTCTACTGA
- a CDS encoding helix-turn-helix domain-containing protein: MPNETKRERLRELGALNARPEAVRAPWFRESTFFDPLDLVQVKYEMLRHVQEDGVNKADAAALFGLSRPTYYQAEAAFERDGIAGLLPRTRGPKSAHKLTDEVMQLIEQNQHAGAPLQARSLAELLHSTLGISVHPRSIERAIARKKKR, encoded by the coding sequence ATGCCCAACGAGACCAAACGTGAGCGACTGCGCGAGCTCGGAGCACTCAATGCGCGGCCCGAAGCCGTCCGTGCACCCTGGTTTCGTGAGTCCACCTTCTTCGATCCTCTCGATCTCGTGCAGGTGAAGTACGAGATGCTGCGTCACGTCCAGGAGGATGGCGTCAACAAGGCCGATGCCGCCGCGCTTTTCGGTCTGTCGCGGCCAACCTACTATCAGGCCGAGGCCGCGTTCGAACGCGACGGCATTGCCGGCCTGCTGCCGCGCACCCGAGGGCCAAAGTCGGCCCACAAACTCACCGACGAGGTCATGCAGCTCATCGAGCAGAACCAGCATGCGGGCGCCCCGCTGCAGGCGCGCTCCCTGGCAGAACTGCTGCATTCGACGCTCGGCATCAGTGTCCATCCCCGCAGCATCGAACGCGCGATCGCCCGTAAAAAAAAACGGTGA
- a CDS encoding DUF5372 family protein gives MRIEFEVTHPFHPWRGQRFVLSTRKQNWGEDRVMFYDADGRLRSLLASWTDVAAPDVFIQIAAGRSFVRPDDLATLAALIEQIERSHGG, from the coding sequence GTGCGTATAGAGTTCGAGGTCACGCACCCGTTCCATCCGTGGCGCGGCCAGCGCTTCGTGTTGTCGACACGCAAGCAGAACTGGGGCGAGGATCGCGTCATGTTCTACGACGCGGATGGGCGGCTTCGCTCGCTGCTTGCGTCATGGACGGACGTCGCTGCACCCGATGTTTTCATTCAGATCGCGGCCGGTAGGTCGTTCGTGCGTCCAGATGATCTGGCAACCCTAGCCGCATTGATCGAGCAAATCGAGCGCAGCCATGGCGGCTGA
- the istB gene encoding IS21-like element helper ATPase IstB, with the protein MLAHPTLDKLNAMGLAGMAKAFSELVGNGEAEHLSHAEWLGLLLEREWSSRYDRKLAARLRFAKLRHQATPEDVDYRAERGLDRALFMKLLAGDWINAHDNLAICGPSGVGKSWLACALGHKACRDDRSVLYQRVPRLFAQLALARGDGRYARLQRTLGHVQLLILDDWGLEPLNEQARHDLLEILEDRYGRRSTIITSQLPVSAWHGVIGDPTYADAILDRLVHNAHRIELSGESLRRNLPRKA; encoded by the coding sequence ATGCTTGCTCATCCAACACTGGATAAATTGAATGCCATGGGCCTGGCCGGCATGGCAAAGGCCTTCAGTGAACTCGTTGGCAACGGCGAAGCCGAACATCTCTCGCACGCCGAATGGCTCGGATTACTGCTCGAACGGGAATGGAGCTCCCGTTACGATCGCAAGCTTGCGGCACGCCTCCGGTTTGCCAAGCTTCGCCACCAGGCTACCCCGGAAGATGTCGATTATCGCGCCGAACGCGGCCTTGACCGCGCCCTCTTCATGAAACTGCTCGCTGGCGACTGGATCAACGCGCATGACAATCTGGCCATCTGCGGACCCTCAGGTGTCGGAAAGAGTTGGTTGGCTTGCGCTCTTGGCCACAAGGCTTGCCGCGACGATCGCTCAGTGCTCTATCAGCGTGTCCCGAGGCTGTTTGCTCAGCTTGCGCTCGCTCGTGGTGACGGCAGGTATGCCCGGCTGCAACGGACCTTGGGCCATGTTCAGCTCCTGATCCTCGATGATTGGGGACTCGAGCCGCTCAACGAACAGGCCCGTCACGATCTGCTCGAAATCCTCGAAGATCGCTACGGCCGTCGATCGACGATCATTACCAGCCAACTTCCCGTATCCGCATGGCACGGCGTCATCGGCGACCCAACCTATGCCGATGCCATACTCGACAGGTTGGTCCACAATGCTCACCGCATTGAACTGAGCGGCGAAAGCCTACGCCGAAATCTGCCGCGCAAAGCTTGA
- a CDS encoding IS630 family transposase (programmed frameshift), which produces MGSAISLRSDFDGNRLRLLARQTKDASQARRFLALASIYDGGSRADAARLGSVTVQIVRDWVVRFNARGPDGLINGKAPGKPSLLNDDQRAALAQAIERGPTPYLDGVVRWRLCDLARWLWAEFGVSVSEQTLGREVRSMGYRKLSARPRHHAQDADAAEAFKKNFPAAVAEIAVGPAKGKMIEVWFQDEARIGQKNKITRRWATRGSRPSAPHDQRTRSAYIFGAICPSQGKAAALVMPWCDTHAMNQHLIEISRNVADGAHAILIMDQAGWHMSNNLMVPENITILPLPPKSPELNPVENIWQFMRENWLSNRVFKSYQDIVDHCCHAWRTLQDRPWKIMSIGRRQWAHGF; this is translated from the exons ATGGGTTCAGCGATTTCTTTGCGATCGGACTTTGATGGGAACAGGCTGCGACTACTGGCCCGACAGACAAAAGATGCCAGCCAGGCGCGGCGTTTTCTGGCGCTTGCGTCGATTTATGATGGCGGCTCTCGTGCGGATGCTGCTCGGCTCGGCAGCGTCACTGTGCAGATCGTGCGTGACTGGGTGGTGCGGTTCAACGCGCGCGGTCCCGACGGTTTGATCAACGGCAAGGCTCCAGGCAAGCCGTCGCTGTTGAACGATGATCAACGCGCGGCCTTGGCGCAAGCCATCGAGCGCGGCCCCACACCCTATCTCGATGGCGTCGTGCGCTGGCGTCTGTGTGACCTGGCCCGATGGCTGTGGGCGGAATTCGGTGTCTCGGTGAGCGAGCAGACCTTGGGTCGCGAAGTACGCTCGATGGGCTACCGCAAACTCTCCGCTCGGCCGAGGCATCATGCGCAGGATGCTGATGCGGCCGAGGCATTTAAAAAAA ACTTCCCCGCCGCAGTGGCAGAAATCGCCGTTGGCCCCGCCAAGGGTAAAATGATCGAAGTTTGGTTTCAGGACGAGGCGCGCATAGGCCAGAAGAACAAGATCACACGTCGCTGGGCCACGCGTGGATCGAGGCCATCCGCGCCGCACGACCAGAGAACCCGCTCGGCCTACATCTTCGGCGCGATCTGTCCCAGCCAAGGCAAGGCCGCAGCCCTGGTGATGCCTTGGTGTGACACTCATGCCATGAACCAGCATCTGATCGAGATATCGCGAAACGTCGCCGACGGTGCGCACGCCATCCTGATCATGGACCAGGCAGGGTGGCATATGTCCAACAATCTGATGGTTCCCGAGAACATCACCATTTTGCCCCTGCCGCCGAAATCGCCCGAACTCAATCCCGTCGAGAACATTTGGCAGTTCATGCGCGAAAACTGGCTCTCAAACCGCGTCTTCAAATCCTACCAGGACATCGTCGACCACTGCTGTCACGCATGGCGAACACTGCAGGACCGACCCTGGAAGATCATGTCCATCGGTCGCAGGCAATGGGCCCATGGGTTCTGA
- a CDS encoding type II toxin-antitoxin system HicB family antitoxin, which translates to MNTMTYNGYHARIEFDAENEVFFGKIAGISDVIGFQGDSVAEIKKAFHEAVDDYLETCRKIGKESQRAYSGKIMFRVAPDVHRRAALAAELSGKSLNQWAEEVLQEAADHFAEARISA; encoded by the coding sequence ATGAACACTATGACTTACAACGGCTATCACGCTCGCATCGAATTCGACGCCGAGAACGAAGTGTTTTTCGGCAAGATTGCAGGTATCTCCGATGTAATCGGTTTTCAGGGCGACAGTGTCGCTGAAATCAAGAAGGCCTTCCATGAGGCAGTTGATGATTACCTCGAGACCTGCAGGAAAATAGGCAAAGAGTCTCAGAGAGCCTATTCAGGCAAGATCATGTTTCGTGTCGCTCCCGACGTCCATCGCCGAGCAGCTCTTGCTGCTGAGCTTTCGGGAAAGAGTCTCAACCAGTGGGCAGAAGAGGTGTTGCAAGAAGCAGCCGACCACTTTGCCGAGGCACGCATATCGGCATAG
- a CDS encoding type II toxin-antitoxin system HicA family toxin, with the protein MNSKQRKTLAAVFKDPVSGTIEWVAIENLLVAAGANAIEGNGSRFKFEKDGIIASFHRPHPDKEAKRYQVRDAREFLMQIGVTP; encoded by the coding sequence GTGAACAGCAAGCAGAGAAAGACCCTCGCGGCCGTGTTCAAGGACCCGGTTTCTGGAACCATTGAATGGGTCGCCATAGAGAACCTGCTTGTGGCTGCTGGCGCGAACGCAATCGAAGGAAACGGCTCCCGGTTTAAATTCGAAAAAGACGGCATCATTGCGAGCTTCCATCGACCTCATCCAGACAAGGAAGCAAAGCGTTATCAGGTGCGCGATGCTCGCGAGTTCCTGATGCAGATTGGAGTAACGCCATGA